GGCCGGAACGGCTCCAGCCGGTAGCGGTCGGCGCCGCCGCCCAGAATGCGCAGCTCCCAGTCCTCACTGAACAGGGCCAGCAGCCGGGCGGCGACGTCTTTCTCGCCCTCCAGGGTCCGGCCCGAGCTGGCCGACATTTCGAAGACGACGACGGGCCGGTCGCGGCACAGGGTCCGGGACAATCCCTTCAGGATCATGGGCTCGAAGCCCTCGGCGTCGATCTTGATGACGCTGATGCCGGTGATCGCCCGCTCGGCCAGATAGGCATCGCCCTGGACCAGGGGCAGAGGCCCGGCGGCCTGATTGCCGTGGCTGTGGCCGGCGACGAAGCTGCCGGTGCCCTGATTGGCTAGGGTGGGCGCGTAATAGACCGCGTCATGGGCGTGGTCGGACAGGCCGACGGGATGGGCGGTGATGTTGGCGGTGCCGTTGAGGGCGATCTTGCGCCGGATGGCATCGGCCGCCACCGTCCAGGGCTCGAAGGCATGGACCTGCCGGGCATGGGCGGCCATGAACAGGCTGTGGTGGCCCACATTGGCGCCGATATCGAGAAAGACGGTATCCGGTCCGGCCAGCCGGCGCACGATCCGGTCGCGCAGCCCGAAGGCAATCCAGTCCAGGCGGCCCAGGCGGCGCAGCCAGGTGTATCGGAGCGGGAACCGGGTCATGGCCATCGTTCGGGAACCTTGCCGCCGGGATAGGGGAACTGCTCCACCACGGTCCAGGATAATCCGTCGCGGTGCAACAGCAGGGCGGCGGTGGCAGGCTCCAGCCCCATGCGGTCCTGGCCCGAGGCGACGAAGGCCCAGTTGACGTTCTGGCGCGCCAGCCACGTCAGCGGCGGCTCGGCGTTGAAGGCGGAGAAATAGCCCTTGGACCTGACCCGGCCCGACCATTCATAGGTGGCGAAGACGCCGGTCAGGCCGCTGCCCGAGGGATCGACCACCACGGCGGTCTCGCCCGGCGGCATGGCGGTGCCGGCCTGGCGCAGGGCCTGGCGCAGGAACACCTTCATGGGATCGGCGTCGAAGCGGATCTGGCCCGCCATCAGGCCCGGTCCGGCCAGGACCAGGAGAACGGCCAGGATTCCCAAGGCATTGGCGGCTTTGGTGCCCTGGAGCCGCGCCGCCAGCCGGCCGGCATAGATGGCGGCGGGCAACATGATGATCAGGCCGAGATGGGTGTTGTAGCGCCAGTACGAGGCCACGTGCAGGGCCTCGTACTCGCCGAACACCACTACATAGGTGATCAGCAGGAACAGATTGTAGCCGAGGAAGGCCAGTCCGGCCAGGGCGCAAAGCCGGTCCACCCGGCCGGCATCGCGGGCCAGCCCACGCAGGCCCAGCACCACCATGACCAGACCCAGGCCGAAATGCCCACCCTTGTTGACGGCCACATCGGCCATGCCCTTCAGGATTAGGGGAATCTGGGCCACATGCCAGTGGGCAGAGTCCAGGATCACCATCTCCTGGCCCGACAGATACTTGCCCACATGCCAGCGCCACAGGACCGAGCCCAGTAGGGGCAGCAACACCATGGGCAGCAACTGGACGCGTAGGACGCCGCGCCAGCCCAGATGGCGCAGCGCCACCAGAGCGGCGCCGCCCAGCACACAGCCGAACAGTGCCGCGTTGCCGGGCTTGACCGCCAGCAGGGCGGCGGCGGCGAGGCCGAAGCCCACCGCCCGGCGCCAGGGGGCGGTATCGGTCTCGCCGGTGGCGATGCGCTCGCCCATGACCGCCAGCATGGCGGCGAGAAAGGCGGTGGCCACATCGGCATAGGCGGAGAAGGCCAACTTATGCACGAAGGTGGGCGAGGCGATGGTCGCCGCCAGCACGGCCATGGCGGCGGCGCCAAAGTCGGCGGGGCGCCCGTCCAGGGCCAGGTCCAGCAGCAGCACCGCGAACAGGGCCAGCAGCAGGATGTTGAGCAGGGCTGGGATGGCTTCGGAGAAGCCCGACAGGCTCATGGCCGCCATGCCTACCAGCGGCCAGCCGTAGGGATAGGCGGCGCAGCAGGAGTCCATGGCAGGTGCCTGTGCTCCACCGGGCAGGACATGCCAGACGGCCAGATAGCGGAACGCGTGGAGCCAGTGGCTGAACTCATCCCATTCCGAGCCCTGTCGGTCGGACAGCAGCAGTAGCAGTGGCAGGATGGTGGCCAAGACCAGCAGGGGTCCGCGGCCCCAGCCGGCGAAGCGGTCAGGTCGGGACAGGATCCAGGCGGCAGCGGCCATCGGCGGGATCAGGCCCAGACGCACGTCCCAGCCAGCCAAGCCGATCATGGTGGAAAGCAGGACGAAACCGCCCATGCCCATGGCGAAGGAAGAGGCCGGGTCGGCGCGGCGCACCAGGATGCGCCCGGCCAGGGTCAGGCCGATGATTGTAGTGATTGCGGCCATAACGGCCAGGGGTTGGACCGAGGTCTGGGCCAGCTGGTGGAGGGATGCGCCAAGCTGGCTGGTGACACTCATGGAACCCGGCCTCCGAGACAGTGGTGCGGCAGGTAATATCTAAGCCCCAGGGGTAAGTCCAGGGCGGAACGGGAAGGCGCCATTCCCGCGTCGCTCTTGACCGCCTTGTCGCTCTCCCTTAATCAGGGATACTCGGCGCCTGGGAGACCGGCCATGCCGAGGAAGAAGGGGTCCATGACACTGCCGCCGCTGACGCGCGCCCATCTCGCCTTCGCCCACGATATCTTGGTGGCGGCGCTGTCGTTCGTCATTTCGCTGTATCTCCGGCTGGGTGACGATGTATGGACCTGGTGGGACCGGCTAGACCTGGGGCTGGCTACGGCCCTCTTCATCCTGGTCGCGGCGCCGGTCTTTGTCTCCCAGCGTCTGTATCGTGGTATTTGGCGCTATGCTTCGGTCAACGACCTGTTGGCTCTGACGCGGGCGGCAACGCTGACTATCCTGATCTTCCTGCTGTTACTGTTCCTCACCACCCGGTTACAAGTCCTGCCGCGCTCGGTGCTGCTGATCAACTGGTTTGTGCTGCTGGCGTTGTTGGGCGGGCCGCGCTTCATCTACAGGATGTTCAAGGACCATCACCAGAACCGCAAGCGCGCCGCCACCGACCATTCCCGCGTGCCGGTGCTGCTGGTGGGCGCCGGCGACGAGGCCGAGCTGTTTCTGCGCGCCGCCCGCTCGCCCGATGCCGAATACCGGGCGGTAGGCCTGCTGGGCTCGCGCGGGGGGCGGGTCGGGCGCCATATCCACGGTATCGACGTGCTGGGATCTGTCGATGAACTGGCCGAGGTGGTGGCGGCATTGAAGGCCAAGGGGCAGCAGCCCCAGCGTCTGGTCATCACCGATCACCGCCTGGACGGCGCCGAGGTCCGCCAGCTGCTGGACGAGGCCGACCGCCTGGGCATGACCCTGGCCCGCATTCCGCGCCTGATGGAGCTGAAGGACGGGGTCGAGGAGCGCGTCACCATGCGCCCCATCGCGGTGGAGGACCTGCTGGGGCGGCCCCAGGCGGTGCTGGACCGTCAGGCCATGGAGGCCATGATCAAGGGCCGGCGGGTGCTGGTCACCGGCGCCGGCGGCAGCATCGGCAGCGAGCTGGTGCGCCAGATCAGCGATTTCAGCCCGGCCGGTCTGGTGCTGTTCGACGCCTGCGAATTCAATCTCTACGCCATTGACCAGGAAATCGCCCTGCGTCAGCCCGGGCTGGAACTGGTGCCGCTGCTGGGTGACGTGCGCGATCCGGTGCGGGTCAACGGCGCCATGGCGCGCTACCGGCCCGATCTGGTCTTCCACGCCGCCGCCCTCAAGCATGTGCCCATGGTCGAATACAATCCCGACGAGGGCGTCTTCACCAATTGCGTCGGCACCCGTCTGGTGGCCGATGCCTGCCGCGCCAACAAGGTGGCGCTGATGGTGCAGATTTCCACGGACAAGGCGGTCAATCCCACCAACATCATGGGCGCCTCCAAGCGGGTGGCCGAGATGTACGCCCAATCCCTGGACCTGGCCGAGCGCGATACCGACGGCACCCGCTTCGTCACCGTGCGCTTCGGCAACGTGCTGGGCTCCACCGGCTCGGTGGTGCCCCTGTTCCAGCGGCAACTGGCCGAGGGCGGGCCGCTGACCGTCACCCATCCCGAGATGACCCGCTATTTCATGACGGTCAGGGAAGCGGTGGAGCTGGTGCTGCAGGCCTCGGCCTTCGGCATCGGCCACCCGGCCTATCGCGGCAAGATCTTCGTCCTCGACATGGGCGAACCGGTGAAGATCGTCCATCTGGCCCGCCAGATGATCCGTCTGGCCGGTCTGCGGCCCGATGTGGACGTCAAGATCGCCTTTACCGGCCTGCGTCCCGGCGAAAAGCTGTTCGAGGAGCTGTTCCACGGCTCGGAACCGACGGTGACCACCGAACTGCCGGGCATCCTGGTGGCCGAGCCGCGCGCCGCCGATGCCGCCGATCTGGCCCTGGCCATCGACCGGCTGGACCGGGCCTGCCGCGCCCACGACGTGGACTCCATCGTCGCCGGCCTGCGCGGGCTGGTGCCCGAATACGCGGCGGCCCCCAAGGCCTGACCCGGTTGCAAAGGAAATGCCATGACTTCCCGGCGCTTCGTGCTGATCGACCGTGACGGCACCATCAACGTGGAAAAGCACTATCTGTCCGACCCGGACCAGTTGGAGCTTTATCCCGGCGTCGGCGCCGCCATCCGGCGGCTGAACCGCTTGGACCTGGGGGTGGTGGTGGTGACCAACCAGTCGGGGATCGCGCGCGGCTATTTCGATCTGGCCCGGCTGGAGGAGATCCACACCCGCCTGTTCGCGCTGCTGGAATCGGAAGGCGCGGCCATCGACGGCATCTATGTCTGCCCCCACGGCCCCGACGACGACTGCACCTGCCGCAAGCCCCTGCCCGGCATGGTCGAGCAGGCGGTGGCCGACCATCATTTCGACCCGGCGCGGGCCTTTATGATCGGTGACAAGGAGGTGGATGTGGAGCTGGGCCACGGCGTCGGCGCCGTCTCCTTCCTGGTGCGCACCGGCCATGGCGCCAAGCATGCCGGGGGCACCAAGGCCGATTACGTGGTCGACGACCTTGCCCAGGCGGTCAAGGTGATCGAGACGCTGGTCTAGTGATCATGGCGCGCCGGAACAATCCATCGGGCCGGGTCCGGGTGATCATCAACGCCCTGCACGCCAAGACCGGCGGCGGCGTCACCTATCTGCGCAATATCCTGCCCCATCTGGCGGCGGAACCGGGTCTGGAGCTGCATCTCTTCCTGCATGCCGACCAGTTTGAACTGTTCGGGGTGCCGCCGGAAGGGGTCCGCATCCACCTGCTGGAATACCGCAACAGCTTTCTCCGCCTCATGATCTGGGAGCAGCTGGCCCTGCCCATCCTGGCGCGCGAGATGGGGGCCGACGTCACCTTCTCCCTGGCCAATTACGGCCCGCTGCTGGCACCCAATCCGGTGATCGTGCTGAGAAACTCCCTGGCGGTGGTCCGGCGCGAGCGGCGCCTGTCCAAATGGGCCTATTGGGCCGGTCTGGCGGTGGCGACCTTGGCCTCGCTGGTGGGCTGCCGCTCGGCCATCGCCGTGTCCGACTATGCCCGCCGCGTCCTCAGTTTCGGCATGCCGGCGGTGTTCCGGGGCAAGACCACCATCATCCATCACGGCGTCGACGCCCGCTTCACGCCGGCCGAGCCCGCCGTTCCGCGCCGGCCCGACGAACTGCTGGTGGTGTCCGACGTCTATGTGCAAAAGAACCTCCACACCCTGATTCGAGCCATGGCCACGGTCGTCCGCACCCATCCCGCCACGCGGCTGGTGATCGCCGGGCGGCTGGTGGACGCCGAGTATCACGGCGAGCTGCTGCAGCTGGCCCGGGAATGCGGCGTCACCGAGTCGGTGACCTTCCTGGGCGGCCAGACGCCCGCCGAACTGCTCGGCCTTTACCGTCGCTGCACCGCCTTCGTCTTTCCCTCGACGGTGGAGACCTTCGGCAATCCCCTGGTGGAGGCCATGGCCTGCGGCGCCCCCGTCGTCTGTTCCAACAGCGCCGCCATGCCCGAGGTGGCCGGCGACGCCGTCCTCTATGTGGACCCCCTGGACGAGGGCGCCATGGCCGCCACCATCCTGAGCCTGCTGGACGATGCCGCCCTGCGCGACCAGCTGGCGGCCCGGGCCATGGCCCGGGCCACCAGCTATTCCTGGGCGGAGACCGGCCGCCAGACCGCCCAGGTGCTGCTGCGCGCGGCGGCGAAGGGGGCGTCGTGATCCGGCCGCTCCATCTGGTCAGCCATCCCGTGCCGTTTCAGGCCCCGCTGCCGCGCCGCATCGTCCAGTGGGATTTCGAGGCCGACATGGCCGGGCTCCGGCAGGCGGTGGATTTCTGTGTTGGGGAGCGGGCATGAGAATTCTGGTCAACGCCATTTCGGCCCGGATCGGCGGCATCGTCACCTATACCCGCAACCTCGCCCTGTCCCTGGCCGAGCGCGAGGTCGACGCCACCATCGCCGTGTCGTCGCGCTTTCCCCATGAATGCAAGGGGCTGTGGCGCCATTGGGCCAGCGATCTCGGCCCCATCGCCCGCTTCTTGTGGGAACAGACCATGTGGCGCCGCACGGTGGAACGCATCCGGCCCGACGTGCTGTTCTCGTCGGCCAATTTCGGCCTGCTGCGCAGCCCGGTGCCCCAGGTTCTGCTGGTGTGCGAGGGCGACCTGTTCGATCCCTTCTATCTGGCCAATTGCACGCCCAACCAGGGGGTGGTCGCCGCCCTGCAGCGTGCCGTACGCCGGCAGCTGATCCTGGCCTCGGCCCGCCACAGCGACCGGGTGGTTACGCCGACGGCGGTCATGCGCGACCTGCTGCTGCACTGGGCGCCCGATCTGGCCGGCAAGATCCTGGTCAATTCCTACGGCACCAAGAGCGACAGCTTCGCCCCCTCGCCCAAGGCCCAGCGGCCGTGGCGGGCCGACGGCTGCCTGCGGCTGATCTATGTCTCGGTCTATTATCCGCACAAGCAGCCCGAGATCATCTGCCGGGCGGTGGACCAGATGACCGCCGCCGGCGATACCGTGCACGCCACCATCACCATGAACATGGACGAGACCCGCAATTTCAAGGGCGGGCTGTTCGACCGGCTGATGATGGCCGAGGCCCTGGCCAAGGGCCACATCACCCTGGGCCGGCAGCCCTATGACGGCCTGCCCGATTTGTACCGGGGCAACGACGTCTTCGTCTTTCCTTCCATTTCCGAGACCTTCGGCCATCCCATGGTCGAGGCCATGGGCTGCGGCCTGCCGGTGGTGGCCGCCGATACCCCGGTCAACCGCGAGGTCTGCGGCGATGCCGCCCTTTATTTCCAGCCCGGCTCGGTGGCCTCCCTGGTGGCCTGCCTGACCCTGCTGGACCGCGACCCGGAGCTGCGGGCCGGCCTGGCCGCCCGGGGGCGCGCCCGCGTGCTGGAATTCTTCACCTGGGACAGCCATGTGGACCGCATGCTGGACATCCTGGGCGAGGTCGCCGGCCGTTCCCGGCCCCTGGAGTCGTGACAAAGGCGTTGAACCGGGCTAAACCACCTCATCGACAGCATTTGGCTATACCATTATGAGCAGCAAGAAAATCGTCGTCATCGGTCTCGGATATGTGGGCCTGCCCCTGGCGGTGGCGCTGGCGCGGCGTTTCCACACCACCGGCTTTGACATCTCCAGGGAGCGGATCGCCGAGCTGCATCGCGGCTACGACCGCACCGAAGAGGTGGAGACGGCGCGGCTGCGGGCCAGCACCCTGAAGCTTTCGGCCTCGACCGACGACATCCGGGGCGCCGACCTTTACATCGTCACCGTGCCGACGCCGGTGGACGACGCCAACCAGCCCGACCTGCGCCCGGTCCTCAGCGCCTGCGGCACGGTGGGCAAGGCCATGGCCAAGGGCGCGGTGGTGGTGTTCGAAAGCACCGTCTATCCCGGCGTGACCGAGGATATCTGCGGCCCCGAGCTGGAGCGGATCTCGGGCCTGAAGCGCGGCACGGATTTCTTCCTGGGCTACAGCCCCGAGCGTATCAATCCCGGCGACCGCGAGCACACCGTCGACCGCATCACCAAGGTGGTGGCGGGCGAGACTCCCCAGGTCACCGACCTGCTGGCCGAGGTCTACGGCGCTGTGACTACCGGCGGCGTGTTCCGGGCCGCCACCATCAAGGTGGCCGAGGCCGCCAAGGTGATCGAGAACTCCCAGCGCGACATCAACATCGCCTTCATCAACGAGATCACCATGATCTTCGAGAAGCTGGGGATTTCCATCTACGACGTGCTGGACGCGTCGGCCACCAAGTGGAACTTCCTCAACTTCAAGCCCGGTCTGGTGGGCGGCCACTGCATCGGCGTCGATCCGTTCTATCTGGCCCATTGCTCCCTGGACAAGGGCCATCACCCCGAGATCATCCTGGCCGGCCGCCGCATCAACGACGGCATGGGCCCCTGGATCGCCGAGCGCATTTCCGCCCAGCTGGCGCCGGGCTCCAAGGCCCTGATGCTGGGCCTGACCTTCAAGGAAAACGTCCCCGACCTGCGCAACAGCAAGGTGGTCGACGTCATCCGCGAGCTACGGCGCCTGGGCCATGAAGTGATGGTGCATGACCCCTTCGCCGATCCCGCCGAGGCCGAGCACGAATATGGCGAGACCCTGATGCCCAGCCTGGACGGCGCGTCCGGCTTCGACTGCATCATCGGCGCCGTTCCCCACACCCCCTATCTCGGCTTCGGCCAGGAGAGCTTCTCCGTCCTGGTCCGCCCCGGCGGCCTGGTGGCCGACGTCAAGGGCATGTGGCGCGGCATGGATATCCCCGACGGCCTGCGCGTCTGGCGGCTTTAGGCCCGGACCTTGCGCATTCTGTTCGTCACGGCCAGCCGGATCGGCGACGCGGTGCTGTCCACCGGGCTGCTGGACTGGCTGAGCCGGACCTATCCGGGATGTCGGATCACCGTCGCCTGCGGTGCCGCCGCCGCCGGGCT
The DNA window shown above is from Magnetospirillum sp. 15-1 and carries:
- a CDS encoding glycosyltransferase family 1 protein, which produces MARRNNPSGRVRVIINALHAKTGGGVTYLRNILPHLAAEPGLELHLFLHADQFELFGVPPEGVRIHLLEYRNSFLRLMIWEQLALPILAREMGADVTFSLANYGPLLAPNPVIVLRNSLAVVRRERRLSKWAYWAGLAVATLASLVGCRSAIAVSDYARRVLSFGMPAVFRGKTTIIHHGVDARFTPAEPAVPRRPDELLVVSDVYVQKNLHTLIRAMATVVRTHPATRLVIAGRLVDAEYHGELLQLARECGVTESVTFLGGQTPAELLGLYRRCTAFVFPSTVETFGNPLVEAMACGAPVVCSNSAAMPEVAGDAVLYVDPLDEGAMAATILSLLDDAALRDQLAARAMARATSYSWAETGRQTAQVLLRAAAKGAS
- a CDS encoding nucleotide sugar dehydrogenase, with protein sequence MSSKKIVVIGLGYVGLPLAVALARRFHTTGFDISRERIAELHRGYDRTEEVETARLRASTLKLSASTDDIRGADLYIVTVPTPVDDANQPDLRPVLSACGTVGKAMAKGAVVVFESTVYPGVTEDICGPELERISGLKRGTDFFLGYSPERINPGDREHTVDRITKVVAGETPQVTDLLAEVYGAVTTGGVFRAATIKVAEAAKVIENSQRDINIAFINEITMIFEKLGISIYDVLDASATKWNFLNFKPGLVGGHCIGVDPFYLAHCSLDKGHHPEIILAGRRINDGMGPWIAERISAQLAPGSKALMLGLTFKENVPDLRNSKVVDVIRELRRLGHEVMVHDPFADPAEAEHEYGETLMPSLDGASGFDCIIGAVPHTPYLGFGQESFSVLVRPGGLVADVKGMWRGMDIPDGLRVWRL
- a CDS encoding glycosyltransferase family 1 protein, with product MRILVNAISARIGGIVTYTRNLALSLAEREVDATIAVSSRFPHECKGLWRHWASDLGPIARFLWEQTMWRRTVERIRPDVLFSSANFGLLRSPVPQVLLVCEGDLFDPFYLANCTPNQGVVAALQRAVRRQLILASARHSDRVVTPTAVMRDLLLHWAPDLAGKILVNSYGTKSDSFAPSPKAQRPWRADGCLRLIYVSVYYPHKQPEIICRAVDQMTAAGDTVHATITMNMDETRNFKGGLFDRLMMAEALAKGHITLGRQPYDGLPDLYRGNDVFVFPSISETFGHPMVEAMGCGLPVVAADTPVNREVCGDAALYFQPGSVASLVACLTLLDRDPELRAGLAARGRARVLEFFTWDSHVDRMLDILGEVAGRSRPLES
- a CDS encoding nucleoside-diphosphate sugar epimerase/dehydratase — protein: MPRKKGSMTLPPLTRAHLAFAHDILVAALSFVISLYLRLGDDVWTWWDRLDLGLATALFILVAAPVFVSQRLYRGIWRYASVNDLLALTRAATLTILIFLLLLFLTTRLQVLPRSVLLINWFVLLALLGGPRFIYRMFKDHHQNRKRAATDHSRVPVLLVGAGDEAELFLRAARSPDAEYRAVGLLGSRGGRVGRHIHGIDVLGSVDELAEVVAALKAKGQQPQRLVITDHRLDGAEVRQLLDEADRLGMTLARIPRLMELKDGVEERVTMRPIAVEDLLGRPQAVLDRQAMEAMIKGRRVLVTGAGGSIGSELVRQISDFSPAGLVLFDACEFNLYAIDQEIALRQPGLELVPLLGDVRDPVRVNGAMARYRPDLVFHAAALKHVPMVEYNPDEGVFTNCVGTRLVADACRANKVALMVQISTDKAVNPTNIMGASKRVAEMYAQSLDLAERDTDGTRFVTVRFGNVLGSTGSVVPLFQRQLAEGGPLTVTHPEMTRYFMTVREAVELVLQASAFGIGHPAYRGKIFVLDMGEPVKIVHLARQMIRLAGLRPDVDVKIAFTGLRPGEKLFEELFHGSEPTVTTELPGILVAEPRAADAADLALAIDRLDRACRAHDVDSIVAGLRGLVPEYAAAPKA
- a CDS encoding FkbM family methyltransferase translates to MTRFPLRYTWLRRLGRLDWIAFGLRDRIVRRLAGPDTVFLDIGANVGHHSLFMAAHARQVHAFEPWTVAADAIRRKIALNGTANITAHPVGLSDHAHDAVYYAPTLANQGTGSFVAGHSHGNQAAGPLPLVQGDAYLAERAITGISVIKIDAEGFEPMILKGLSRTLCRDRPVVVFEMSASSGRTLEGEKDVAARLLALFSEDWELRILGGGADRYRLEPFRPAFDGHDIVAIPRELVSKLPAAGRL
- the gmhB gene encoding D-glycero-beta-D-manno-heptose 1,7-bisphosphate 7-phosphatase, which codes for MTSRRFVLIDRDGTINVEKHYLSDPDQLELYPGVGAAIRRLNRLDLGVVVVTNQSGIARGYFDLARLEEIHTRLFALLESEGAAIDGIYVCPHGPDDDCTCRKPLPGMVEQAVADHHFDPARAFMIGDKEVDVELGHGVGAVSFLVRTGHGAKHAGGTKADYVVDDLAQAVKVIETLV